Part of the Aquimarina sp. MAR_2010_214 genome is shown below.
AGGTAGATAAGATAGTTTCTAAAATAAGAAATGATTATCAGTATGTTCCAAGTGGAATTATTGGAATAGGAGGAGGCTCTATTTTGGATTTGTCTAAGGCTGTAGCAATCATGCTTACCAATCCAGGAAGTGCTGCAGATTACCAAGGATGGGATCTGGTAAAAAATAAAGCTGTATTTCATGTAGGGATTCCAACCATCTCAGGAACAGGGGCAGAAGTGTCTCGCACTACTGTACTTACAGGACCCGAACGTAAATTAGGAATCAATTCTGATTTTACGCCCTTTGATCAGGTTGTATTAGATCCAGAATTAATAAAAGATGTTCCTAAAGATCAGTGGTTCTATACAGGTATGGATTGTTATATTCACTGTATAGAGTCGTTAGATGGAACGTATTTAAATGCATTTAGCCAGAGCTATGGTGAAAAAGCTTTAGATTTATGTAAAGAGATTTTCCTGGAAAATAGCCTAAGTAAAGAAGAAGTAGATGCAAAATTAATGATGGCTTCCTGGCATGGCGGAATGAGTATTGCATATTCTCAGGTTGGTGTTGCTCACGCTATGAGTTATGGACTAGCATATGTGCTAGGAACAAAGCATGGGATAGGTAACTGTATAGTATTTGATAAATTAGAAAAATATTATCCTGAAGGTGTAGCTGTATTCAAAAAAATGAAAGAATTTCATAATATTAGTTTACCCACAGGAGTTTGTGCTAATGTAACCGAAGATCAATTAGATGTTATGACCAGAGTCGCACTAAGCTTAGAACCACTTTGGGAAAATGCTTTGGGGTACAATTGGAAATCTAAAATAAATGCTGATATACTGAAAGAACTATATCGTTCTTTGTAAACCGCTTTTCAATCTTTTATTTTCATGCGATACTTTTCTTCCTTCATATATTATAAAATTATGGGTTGGAAGTTTATCGGTGATTTCAGTGCTGATACTATAAAAAAGTGTGTTGTTGTTGTTGTGCCTCATACAAGTTGGCACGATTTCTATATAGGCCTTTTAATACGTCAATTAGCTGGAATTAAGATAAGCTTTTTAGGTAAAAAAGAACTTTTTAGATGGCCACTGGGCTGGTATCTAAGAAGAGTAGGAGGAATTTCTTTGGATAGAACTCCTGGTCAGAATAAGGTTGAAGCTATTGCAGAGATATTTAAAAAAAGGGATGAATTGCGTTTGACCATTGCTCCAGAAGGAACAAGGAAAAAAGTTAAAGAGTGGAAAACAGGATTTTACCATATCGCCAAAGCAGCAAATGTTCCTGTTATTATGGTAGCTTTTGATTTTGGAAAAAAACAATGTGTGGTTTCTGATCCTTTTTATCCCACAGAGGATATTAAAAAAGATTTTGAGTATATGTATAGTTTCTTTGTAGGAGTTAAGGGTAAAGTTCCTGAAAATAGTTTTGATGGAACTTAAAACTCACGAGTTTTTTCTTCTGGAATAACTTCTTTAGATTTTCCCTTTGCGTTTCCTGTACCAAAAATAAGCTCTGTACTAGAAAAAGTAGAACCAAAAGTCTTTGCTGCATAATATACTTGTGATATAGCACTGTTTACCTGCTCCTCGGTAAGTTCTTTTAAAGGATGAATATAAACTGACCATAAAATTTTATTGGTGATCGCATATTTTACATCAAGAGCAGAGTGAAAATTAGCAGTCATTGCATCAAGTAATACATCTTTATCAAGATTATCTGATGCTGTAATAGGAGAAATAATTCTCATTCGATTATTGGTTTCATCAGTAACACAAAGCATTGGAGTCTCTTTGTATATAAATTTCCAGTTACCGGGAATACCATTTAGAGTATCTGCATTTTGTTTGATAATTAACTCTAGTTTGTCATTATCCATATGTTGAGCTTGTAATGTGCTCACAAATAAAAATAGAAGAAGTACGGCTAATCTTTTCATAGCTTATATTTTATCTATAGTCGCGGTATTACACTAAACATAACAAAAAAAGAGCTTAGCGTAACAGCTGAGCTCTTTTTTTGTTATGATAACTGAGAAATATCTTTATTCTTCAGAAGAAGATTCTTCCATAGTATGATAGACGTTCTGAACGTCATCATCTTCTTCTATTTTTTCCAGTAACTTTTCTACGTCTGCAGCTTGCTCTGGAGTTATTTTTTTGGTTACCTGCGGTATACGTTCAAATCCAGAGGATAGAATTTCGATTTCGCGACTTTCTAATTCTTTTTGTATTGTTCCAAAACTTCCAAAAGGAGCGTAAATTAAGATTCCATCATCATCCTTAAAAACTTCTTCTGCTCCAAAATCAATAAATTCGAGTTCGAGTTCTTCCGGATCTAGCCCTTCACTATTAATTCTAAAATTACAGGTGTGGTCAAACATAAATTCTACAGAACCTGATGTTCCCAGATTACCCTCACACTTGTTAAAATAGGATCGTATATTAGCAACCGTTCTATTGTTGTTATCTGTAGCTGTTTCTACCAGAATAGCAATTCCGTGAGGAGCATATCCTTCAAAAAGAACTTCTTTATAGTCACCTTGATCTTTATCAGATGCCTTTTTAATTGCTCTTTCGATATTATCTTTTGGCATGTTCACAGATTTGGCATTCTGGATCACTGCTCTTAGACGAGAGTTAGAAGCTGGGTCAGGACCACCTTCTTTTACAGCCATTACAATATCTTTACCAATTCGAGTAAACGCTTTTGCCATTGCTGACCAGCGTTTCATCTTACGTGCTTTTCTAAATTCAAAAGCTCTTCCCATATGCTAATTTTAAAATCTAAATACAAACATAAGTAGAAACCAAGTGTTTGACAAATGTTTGTGTATGATCAATTTTGATACGCCTAAAGTACCAAAATTCAAAAAGTAAAACAAGAAGTTTTGACCTTAGAATTTGATATTTATTTTTTGATTATAAATAAGTTTAACCCTTATTCTCCTTCGATAATATTATCTATAGTTTTTGCTAGTTTAAAATCATTTTCTGTAATACCACCAGCGTCATGGGTAGAAAGACTAATGTGTAACTTATTATAAACATTTGACCAGTCGGGATGATGTTGTTGTGCTTCTGCTTCAAAAGCAATACGAGTCATTACAGAGAATGCATCTTTAAAATCGTTAAATTCAAAAGTGGTATGAAGAGCATTATCATGGTATTCCCAACCATCTATATCGTTTAGTTTTTCTTTTATGTCAGATTCTGATAATTTTACCATTAGTATTGTATTAGTTAGTTGTGAATTAATTGATGTTTATTTTTGATTCGTAAGTCCTAATTCGTCACGTAAGACTTCATCTTTATTACTGTTTTTACCCCAATATGCAGATTTAATACTTTTGATTTTAGTTGCTTTTGTAGTAAGCTTCTTTGCATTGGGTCCAAACCCACTTTTATAGGTTTCTGTCCAATGCTCAATTTCATACGGAAAAGAGGCATTAAAAGTAATACTGATACTTCTATCAAGTTCGGGATATTCTATAGTGTATGTATTCGTATTAGTTTCTTTTTGTATAGATGCCTTAGCCGAGTATGCTTTAATATCTTTATGTCTTAATCTACAATACTCAAAAGAAGGGATAATTTGTAAATCTCCTTGTGGCAATGCTTCTGGATTGATTCTGATTTTAGTCCAAAGTTCATTTTCTAAAATAGCTTTGTCTAATTTAAAATCCTGATCTGCTTCACTTTCAAAGTAAGAATGGGAGGTAATCTCGAATTGTTTTTTGTTATTTAATTGCGCGTATACGTGACCACACCATTCTTGCATCGAATTAGATATTTTAATGGCATGTTGATTATCTGCCACCGGATAAAATGTACTCTGCATAACCGAATATGGGTAAATTCCCGTATTAAATTTTTTGGTAGCATTAAGTTTTAAAACAGGTATGTTACTTGTATTTTGACGATCTGCTTTCACCTGTTTTTTAGGTAAAAAATCCTCAGTAACATAAATTAGTACTGCTGTCCCTTTTCTCATTTCGCCATATCGTGCTTGTTCTAGTTGATATGATGATATTTCTGCTTTACCAGCATACCAGTACTTTTTAAAATCTTCAGAAAGAGTTTTTGCAGGAGATGCCTTTTCTTTGGTTACTTCTTTAATTATAGGAAGGTTAGATGCTTTATCTGCTTTAATATTGCTACAGGCAATAAAGACTAATACGCTTAATAATGCGAACAGTGATATTAACTTTTTCATGATAAATTTATTTATATAGCAAATTACAATAAACCTAGGATTTAGCAAGTACTGTTAACGTTTCATAAACAAGGTGCGTGGGAAGTCCCATGACATTAAAATGACTCCCTTCTATATTTGATATTCCAATAAAACCAATCCATTCTTGTATACCATAGGCTCCTGCTTTATCCAGAGGCTTATAGGTCTGTACATAATATTCAATTTCTTCTGCAGATAGCTCTTTAAAAGTTACTTTGGTGGTTTGATGTACTACAATAGTCTGATTGATTGTTTTAAAACACACCGAAGTAATAACCTCATGAGTATCTCCAGATAGGGAATTAATCATTTTTGAGGCATCTTCCAGATTTTTTGGTTTACCCAAAGCTTTATTATTATGCCAAACAATAGTATCACTAGTGATTAAAATATCTTTTGGATGCAAATCTGTAAATGCATTTGCTTTAAGCTTAGCCAGATAATCCGAAATTTCTTCGGCTTTAAGGTGATTTGGGTATATTTCTTCAACTTCTTTTAATTGTATTGTGAAATTTAGGTCCAAATCCTTAAAAAACTTTTGCCTTCTAGGAGAGCCAGATGCAAGAATTATATTTTTACTTTTTAATGTATCTTTTAACATAATACTATACTAAAACAAATTGATAAAATAATAGCGAGATAGATGCTACAAATAAAATGATCTTTAAAAGCAATGATAATCTGGTAAGTTGCCTATCTGATTCTGCACTAAAGCTTTTAATCATAAAATAGAGTAGTGGAGCAACAATAAGCATCAATACAAAAATAACAGCATTGCTATTTGAAAAAAGATAAGTGTATATATAATAAACAATAGAAAAAATTGGGAGCAATGTTAATATCCCAATTAATTTTGTTGTTCGATTTTTACCTAAAACTATTGGGATGGTTCTGATCCCGATATTATGATCTCTATCTATATATAAACAATCTTTCACGAGTTCTCTTAATAACACAATCATAAATGCAAATATTGAGTAATCTAAGATAATAGAAAAGATAACGGTCTGTGATGCTCTGTTTTTTTCAGTGATCGCAGGAAGAAGGTCAAAAATCCCTACAACTATCAAACTTAATGCAGCAAGCATTGCAGGAATAAAATTTTTAAGAACTAAGATTTCTTTTAAATAAGACGCATAGATATAAAATACTCCAGAAATTACGATAAATAATGCAGCAAAACCAGGTCTATCAATAAGGTTGGCCAGATAAAACCCAATAAGAACTCCTATGATATTAAAAATAATGAACAATCGATTGGCCGACTTTTCGGTTATAGAACCATACAATAAACCTTTTACACCAGTATCTTCTCGATTATAGATTTCGATAATTATATTCCCCGCAGCAGCAATACAAAATGTAGCAACCATTAGGATGGCAATACCTAAACCATTTAAAGTAATAGCAATATTAAAGGGTTCGAATAGACCATATTTAATACATAATTGAGCAAAAGCAATTATAAGTAAGTTATCAAATTTTATAAGCTTCAAATAGGATAGCATAGAAGTGATTGGTTAATTAGTCAGCAAATGTAATAATTAATACTAATTTTTGACCTATTAACATAGATACTTAAATGCCTTGTTTTTACAGTGGTGATTAGGTGTGTTAACGTTAATAGACGGTTAATGGAAGCTGATTTTATTGAATCAAAAGATGTTTACGATACTTTTGATATCATCATCAATCAAAAAACGAATAGGTTTTAAAATAAAGAATATTACATTTTTTGTTAGCGTAGCAGTTTTTTAATGCATTAGGTATTAAAAAAAATGAAAAGTTATATATCATCATAATGAAGAAAAAGATAAACATACTCATTATTACATCTATATTGACCTTATTGGCATTATCTGGGATTCAGGGGTATTTGATTTATAACACATATCAACTTAAAAAAGATGTATTTATAAAAGAAACCAAGAAGGCCGTCTCTAGAATAGATAATACTAGAGAAATGGATTCAATAGCAGAGCTTTGGTATAATCAATTAACCAAAAACCTAGTAGAATATAGAAAGAATAATCTTCTTAAAAATGAAACGATAGAACGTTTCAAACCTTTTACTGATTCGTTAAATAATATATTTAATGAATATTATAAAAAAGAAATTAGTAAGGCCAATTTGGGCTATGAGTTAAAATATAAGAAAACAATAAAGAATGTTATTATCCATGATAATAACATTTTAGATACTGTTTTTAATGCAAAAGAAGAAAGTGATTACTTTTTGTTCGGAGAAAATTTTCCTGATAAAGAAGGTAATGTAATAAGTAAAGGGAGGTGGTTTACAGAACAAGATATAGAGGATGATAGTCGTGGTGAAATTATAAAAACCCAGCTTAATCTCGAAATTCGAACAGTAGATGCTGTCAGTATTATTGGATGGAAGAGAATAGTTTTTGGTCAAATGGCAAGCCTGTTTTTATTCTCTGTTATATTATTACTATTTGTAGTTGCCTTACTTTTTTACTCGATTAAAACAGTGATTCGACAAAAGAAAATAGCCGATGTACGTGATGATTTTATAAATAATATTACACATGAGCTTAAAACTCCACTAGCAACGTTAAGTATTGCATCTAAAAGTTTAAGAAATAAAGAAACTCAAAATTCACCAGAAATATTCTCTAGTGCATTAGATATATTAGATCGACAAAATAACCGGCTACAAAAACTAATTGATCAGGTGATGAATAACACTTTAGGATCAGAAGAAATTGTTTTGAAGAAAGAAAAAATTCTGGATAATAAATATTTTAAAGAAGTAATAGAAGATTTTAAGTTATCGGTTAAAAATAAAGAAGTCGAAGTGAGTGCTAAGATAGAATTTAGAGATGTACATCTTAATATTGATAAATTTCTATTTACTACAGCACTATTTAATGTAATGGAAAATGCTGTAAAATACGGTAAAGAAAAAGTCAATATTAAAATACGAACAGAACTTAGGAAAGAAGCATACACAATTTCGATACGAGATAATGGGATCGGGATTTCTGAAAAAGAATACCATAAGATTTTTGAA
Proteins encoded:
- a CDS encoding iron-containing alcohol dehydrogenase family protein, translated to MVPKVVFGRGAFNQIGGIIAPERNGVAPFIFLVDDVFKNNTSFIEDRIPLSYTDEIVYVSTVEEPKTSQVDKIVSKIRNDYQYVPSGIIGIGGGSILDLSKAVAIMLTNPGSAADYQGWDLVKNKAVFHVGIPTISGTGAEVSRTTVLTGPERKLGINSDFTPFDQVVLDPELIKDVPKDQWFYTGMDCYIHCIESLDGTYLNAFSQSYGEKALDLCKEIFLENSLSKEEVDAKLMMASWHGGMSIAYSQVGVAHAMSYGLAYVLGTKHGIGNCIVFDKLEKYYPEGVAVFKKMKEFHNISLPTGVCANVTEDQLDVMTRVALSLEPLWENALGYNWKSKINADILKELYRSL
- a CDS encoding 1-acyl-sn-glycerol-3-phosphate acyltransferase, whose amino-acid sequence is MGWKFIGDFSADTIKKCVVVVVPHTSWHDFYIGLLIRQLAGIKISFLGKKELFRWPLGWYLRRVGGISLDRTPGQNKVEAIAEIFKKRDELRLTIAPEGTRKKVKEWKTGFYHIAKAANVPVIMVAFDFGKKQCVVSDPFYPTEDIKKDFEYMYSFFVGVKGKVPENSFDGT
- a CDS encoding YebC/PmpR family DNA-binding transcriptional regulator, which codes for MGRAFEFRKARKMKRWSAMAKAFTRIGKDIVMAVKEGGPDPASNSRLRAVIQNAKSVNMPKDNIERAIKKASDKDQGDYKEVLFEGYAPHGIAILVETATDNNNRTVANIRSYFNKCEGNLGTSGSVEFMFDHTCNFRINSEGLDPEELELEFIDFGAEEVFKDDDGILIYAPFGSFGTIQKELESREIEILSSGFERIPQVTKKITPEQAADVEKLLEKIEEDDDVQNVYHTMEESSSEE
- a CDS encoding 4a-hydroxytetrahydrobiopterin dehydratase yields the protein MVKLSESDIKEKLNDIDGWEYHDNALHTTFEFNDFKDAFSVMTRIAFEAEAQQHHPDWSNVYNKLHISLSTHDAGGITENDFKLAKTIDNIIEGE
- a CDS encoding septum formation inhibitor Maf, translating into MKKLISLFALLSVLVFIACSNIKADKASNLPIIKEVTKEKASPAKTLSEDFKKYWYAGKAEISSYQLEQARYGEMRKGTAVLIYVTEDFLPKKQVKADRQNTSNIPVLKLNATKKFNTGIYPYSVMQSTFYPVADNQHAIKISNSMQEWCGHVYAQLNNKKQFEITSHSYFESEADQDFKLDKAILENELWTKIRINPEALPQGDLQIIPSFEYCRLRHKDIKAYSAKASIQKETNTNTYTIEYPELDRSISITFNASFPYEIEHWTETYKSGFGPNAKKLTTKATKIKSIKSAYWGKNSNKDEVLRDELGLTNQK
- a CDS encoding Maf-like protein; protein product: MLKDTLKSKNIILASGSPRRQKFFKDLDLNFTIQLKEVEEIYPNHLKAEEISDYLAKLKANAFTDLHPKDILITSDTIVWHNNKALGKPKNLEDASKMINSLSGDTHEVITSVCFKTINQTIVVHQTTKVTFKELSAEEIEYYVQTYKPLDKAGAYGIQEWIGFIGISNIEGSHFNVMGLPTHLVYETLTVLAKS
- a CDS encoding geranylgeranylglycerol-phosphate geranylgeranyltransferase, whose protein sequence is MKLIKFDNLLIIAFAQLCIKYGLFEPFNIAITLNGLGIAILMVATFCIAAAGNIIIEIYNREDTGVKGLLYGSITEKSANRLFIIFNIIGVLIGFYLANLIDRPGFAALFIVISGVFYIYASYLKEILVLKNFIPAMLAALSLIVVGIFDLLPAITEKNRASQTVIFSIILDYSIFAFMIVLLRELVKDCLYIDRDHNIGIRTIPIVLGKNRTTKLIGILTLLPIFSIVYYIYTYLFSNSNAVIFVLMLIVAPLLYFMIKSFSAESDRQLTRLSLLLKIILFVASISLLFYQFVLV
- a CDS encoding sensor histidine kinase KdpD, which encodes MKKKINILIITSILTLLALSGIQGYLIYNTYQLKKDVFIKETKKAVSRIDNTREMDSIAELWYNQLTKNLVEYRKNNLLKNETIERFKPFTDSLNNIFNEYYKKEISKANLGYELKYKKTIKNVIIHDNNILDTVFNAKEESDYFLFGENFPDKEGNVISKGRWFTEQDIEDDSRGEIIKTQLNLEIRTVDAVSIIGWKRIVFGQMASLFLFSVILLLFVVALLFYSIKTVIRQKKIADVRDDFINNITHELKTPLATLSIASKSLRNKETQNSPEIFSSALDILDRQNNRLQKLIDQVMNNTLGSEEIVLKKEKILDNKYFKEVIEDFKLSVKNKEVEVSAKIEFRDVHLNIDKFLFTTALFNVMENAVKYGKEKVNIKIRTELRKEAYTISIRDNGIGISEKEYHKIFEKFYRITTGNVHDVKGLGLGLFYTNQIIRAHQGEIDIESKPNEGTIFKITIPTI